GCTTGGACGGCGCGGGTCTGCAGCGGGCTGGTGGGGTCGGTGATCGCGCCGATCAGCGCCGTACGGACGGCGTCCCAGACGGCGGTGAGGCTGGGGGCCAGGTCGGGGTGGTCGAGCATGCGGCGCTTGAACGCCTCGAAGCGTTCCATCATCTCGGGGTCGCGCTGCAGGTCGGCGGCGAACTTGCCGAGCAGGCGGTCGACGGCCTGGCGCGCCGGGTGGTTCTGGTCGTCCCGTACGCCGGCCAGCCAGGTGAGCGCCTCGCGGTGGATGCGGTCGACGACCAGCGAGTCGACCCAGCGCGGTGACCAGCGCGGGGCGCGCGGGCCGACGACCTCGGCCAGGACGTCGCGGTTGTCGCGCAGCCAGTCGTACGCCTCGTCGAAGACCAGGTCGAGCAGCGCGTGGTGCGCGCCGTCGTCGACGACCGACTCCAGGAAGTGGCCGGCGATCGGGCTCAGCGGTTCCTCGGCGAACCGCGGGAGGAGCGAGCCGCGGACGAACGCGGTGACGTCGGAGTCGCCGAGCTTGGGCAGGACGACGCCGACCGTACGGGCGCCCTCGGCAACGATCCGCTCGGCGTGGTTGCTGTCGGCGAGCCACTCACCGGCGCGCCGGCTCACCTCGGCCGACGCCATCTTCTCGGCCACCACCTGCTCGGACAGGAAGTTCTCGGTGACGAACTGCTCGAGGCTCTCGGCGAGGCTGTCCTTGCGGGTCGGCACGATCGCGGTGTGCGGGATCGGCAGCCCCAGCGGGTGCCGGAACAACGCGGTCACCGCGAACCAGTCCGCCAGCGCGCCGACCATCGCGGCCTCGGAGGCCGCGTTCACGTAC
The Kribbella italica DNA segment above includes these coding regions:
- a CDS encoding DUF445 domain-containing protein is translated as MATMTLSGPDLVRRRGLRQMRLVALSLLVLAAIVYLVTLHREGAWGYVNAASEAAMVGALADWFAVTALFRHPLGLPIPHTAIVPTRKDSLAESLEQFVTENFLSEQVVAEKMASAEVSRRAGEWLADSNHAERIVAEGARTVGVVLPKLGDSDVTAFVRGSLLPRFAEEPLSPIAGHFLESVVDDGAHHALLDLVFDEAYDWLRDNRDVLAEVVGPRAPRWSPRWVDSLVVDRIHREALTWLAGVRDDQNHPARQAVDRLLGKFAADLQRDPEMMERFEAFKRRMLDHPDLAPSLTAVWDAVRTALIGAITDPTSPLQTRAVQAIKDLGTRLQTDDPLRAKVDARATEAVAYVVRTYGSEIVSVISDTIERWDGREASARIELHVGRDLQFIRINGTVVGALVGLIIHTASQWL